The stretch of DNA AATCTATAACTTGAAGAGATTCTAACCTTCCTGAATCAAAAAATAATTTACATTTTCTAAATAATTCAGAATATAGTCCTGTTAAAATATCATTTCTGATGGAGTCTGTAAAAAGATTTTGTGAAAAAATTATATTTTTTTTAAATGAAGTATCGAGAGAATGTTTTACAATAAAAAAAGTAGCAAGTGAATAGACTAAAAATGTAATAATAAAAATTGAAAAAGCAAGAATAAAAATTGAGTTTTTAAAACTAAGATTTTTAAAACTTCTCTTTATTTCCAATGAACTTTCCATAATTCACTCTCATAAATAAATCTCGACTCAGGTATATTAAGATTTTTTCTCTTAATAATAGAGATATTTGTTTGAAATAGTGGCACAAAATAATATTCTTCTTCAAAATTCTTAAATGTAGTTGAATAGTTTTTTAGTCGCTCCATGGGATCTTCTGTAAATCGAATTTTTTCTAATTCTTTAAATAAATTTTCCGATGGAATATTTCCAAATTTAAGAAAAGTATCATTTCTTAAAGGATCTAAATAACCGTCTGGATCAGGAAAATTTCCCATATATCCAGCAATTAATAAATCATATTGATTCTTATTTATTTCATCCACAAAATCTGTAGCAACAATTTGCCAATTTATTTTTACTCCAATACTTGCAAAAGTTTTTTCAAATTTATCAATCATTTTAATATTTAAATAACCTTTTTGAACTAAGATATTTAGTTTTTTATTTTTTAAAATATTTAAGTTTTTATAATCAATATTTTCATGATTTATTGTTTTATAGTAGCTTATTGGTAATATTCCTTTTGGAAAAAAACTTGGATTAAATTTATAAAATTTTGAAAAATCTTGTTCAGTTTTAAAAGGTTTTTGAACTAATTTTACTAATTCTTTTCTAAGTATTTTATTTTTAAAAATATTTTTATCTAAGTTAAAAAACATATGAGTAAACGATAATGAGCTTATGTGCTTTAATTCAAAATCTTTAGGTAATTCTATGTTTTCTAATTCACCTCTTGGTAATCCGACTAAAATATCAATATTATTATCTATTATTAGTTTATTTAATTCATTATTATTATTTAATTTAAAAATAGTAATATTATTAATAATTGGCTGAACGTTAGAGTATTGAATATTCTTATTCAATTCAATTTTATTTTTATTAAAAAATTTTGCATAAAAAGGTCCAGATCCTATAAAAGTTAAATTTGATTTATTTTCTTTTATAATTGAAAAAGAAGAGATACTTAATATATAAATAAATGGAGGATAAGCTTTCCTTAAGTTGAATTGGATAGTGTTTTTATCTATAATTGTTATGCTAGGATGTATTTCACCATGATTCAAATTTTTTGAAATACTAAATATTTTTGATAAGTAACTTGCTGTTATTGAGTCTGAATTTGGCCAAAAATGTCTTGATATACTCCATGCAACATCTCTTGAAGTTATATTATTTCCATCTTGAAATTTGGAATATTTATTTAAATGAAATGTATATGTTTTGTTATTATTTGAAAGAACCCATTTATTAGCTAAATCTCCGATTAATGATCCATTTTCATCTATTCTAATTAAAGTCTGAAAAAGGCATTGTGTTAAAATAAAATGTTGAAAATTCCATGATTTTATAGGGTCTAGTGTCTCTGGAAATTGGATTAAAGCAACATTTACATTATTACTTTGTTCTCTATTTTTTTCTGATTTTGCAAAAGAATAGTAATGAGTATTTATTAATATTAATATTATTATTAAAATGTACTTCACTTATATATCCATAAATTATTTCTATATTCAATTTTTATATAATCACAATTTAAATAAAACCGAGTATTTTTGTATATGAAAAAATCTTTTTCTTGATTAAAAAATTTTATTAATTGAGCAGCTCCTGTTTTTTTTAATAATAATAAATTATTTGATATTTTTTTTATATCAGTATTACTAGTAACGAATTGCTCTCTTATTTGATTAATACTGTTATTTCTTATATGAGAAAATTTTATATTTTTTTTACTTTCACTGTAATAAAAGATATCTCTTGAGTTTATGTATCTGAAAAAATATGGGATATCTTTTCTTAAAATTTGTTCTTTTTCTTCTGGATAAATATTGTCAAAATTAAAAGATTTTTTTTGAATAATTTCATTATAAAAATTAGTGGATCTTATTATAACTCTGATTGGAATTTGATGAAAAAAATTA from Silvanigrella paludirubra encodes:
- a CDS encoding ABC transporter substrate-binding protein, giving the protein MKYILIIILILINTHYYSFAKSEKNREQSNNVNVALIQFPETLDPIKSWNFQHFILTQCLFQTLIRIDENGSLIGDLANKWVLSNNNKTYTFHLNKYSKFQDGNNITSRDVAWSISRHFWPNSDSITASYLSKIFSISKNLNHGEIHPSITIIDKNTIQFNLRKAYPPFIYILSISSFSIIKENKSNLTFIGSGPFYAKFFNKNKIELNKNIQYSNVQPIINNITIFKLNNNNELNKLIIDNNIDILVGLPRGELENIELPKDFELKHISSLSFTHMFFNLDKNIFKNKILRKELVKLVQKPFKTEQDFSKFYKFNPSFFPKGILPISYYKTINHENIDYKNLNILKNKKLNILVQKGYLNIKMIDKFEKTFASIGVKINWQIVATDFVDEINKNQYDLLIAGYMGNFPDPDGYLDPLRNDTFLKFGNIPSENLFKELEKIRFTEDPMERLKNYSTTFKNFEEEYYFVPLFQTNISIIKRKNLNIPESRFIYESELWKVHWK